GCGGAGAGCTTCATCCGGTTCAACAGAAATTTTCGATTCCAGCACATGGTACTCTTCACGAGCGTCATTATTCTCATCATCACCGGGATGCCGATGAAGTTCCCTGATGCCCCGCTCATGAAACAACTTATCCATACTCTCGGAGGACTCGAAAGCAGCAGGCTACTTCACAGGGCCGGGGCAAGCCTCCTAATCTTCGTCGCCATCTACCACACGCTTTACACGTTTTTGAGCCGGGATGGACGGAGAGATTTCCTTCTCCTAATCCCCAAGTGGAAGGATGTCAAGGACTTCATCACCATGATAAAATACTTCCTCGGAAAATCAAATGAGAAGGCACAGTTCGACCGGTTTAGCTATGTGGAAAAGTTCGACTATTGGGCGGTCTACTGGGGATGCGTCATCATGATCGGTTCCGGGGCTCTGCTCTGGTTCGAGAACTTCTCACTGCGCTATCTTCCCAAATTCATCCTTGACATCTCCAAGGAGGCTCACAGCGATGAGGCACTCCTTGCAACACTCGCCATAGTCATCTGGCATTTTTACAATGTTCACTTCAACCCATCCAAATTCCCGGGAAGCCTCCTCTGGTGGCATGGAAGGATTACGAAGGAAGAGATCATGGAGGAGCATCCGCTCGAATACAAGAGATTGATGGAAGAAGGTAAGAAGAAACGCGAGGCTGAGCGAGAACAATGAGATTGATTGGGAGATTCTTTAGAGAGATCGGAGACACCTTTCTCAGAGAGAAGAGGGGGATCTTCTATCTTTCCATCCTTTTGTTTTTCATATTCATTTCGGCAAACCTCCTGTTCTACTTCACGTCGACTTTTCCTGCTTCCTGCAAGATCTGCCATTATATGAAACCGTATTACGATCAATGGCGGACATCGAACCACAACAACTACAACTGCCTTAAATGCCATAAGTTCCGGCCCGTCGTCAATATGATCAATACTCTCAAGTACGTCACGAACACATATAACCCGAGACCGATCGCCGTCATCGAGGATAAGCGATGCCTCAATGCAAATTGTCATCCCGGCGCTCTTTCCGAAAAGGTTAAATTCAAAGGGAGCATCCTGTTCGATCATCAGAACCATCTCGGAAAGATAAAGAGGGGAGAAAAGCTAAAATGCGTGAGCTGCCACTCCCAGATCGTTCAGGGAGAGCATATCGCTGTAACGGAGAAGGTCTGCTTCCTTTGTCACTTCAAAGGAGCGACGCGGGGACAATCGATGACGGGATGCCCTTCCTGCCATGGAACCCCGACGAAGATCGTGGAACATGAGGGGTTCTCATTCAGCCATGAATCCTATCTGAAGATCGGCGTTGCCTGCAATCAGTGCCACATTGATGTGGCTTCCGGAAGCGGCGACGTTCCGCTGGAGAGATGCAACTCCTGCCATGTGGAAAGGGCTGAAAAGGCTCAAGAACCTCTCTTCATCCACAAGGTCCACGTTACGAACGTTGGCATCAACTGTTTTAAATGCCATGAGCCGATCGAGCACGGCGAAGTCCGGCTTATCCAGGCTCTCGAGGTAAGATGCGAAAACTGCCATGCGAAACTCCACGCGTCGCAGAAAGAACTCTACATGGGAGCCAGCGGGAGAGGAGTCGCCGATACACCCAGCCGTATGTTTGCCGCTCAGGTGGCCTGCGATGGGTGCCACAAGCACCGGTCTGAAGGGGAAAAGCCAAGCGATGCCATTAAAGCGGAGATCGTGACGAGCAGGGCAAGATCGTGCGTCGAATGCCATGGAAAGGGATATGACCTGATGCTCTATGACTGGATTCGTAAGGGAGCCAATCTCATCAGAAGTGTTGAGTCCGCCGTTTCCTTCGCGGAAAGGATCGTTGAAAGAGAAGAGGCAAATAAGAATCCGAGATCGGAAGAGGTCGTTACCCTGATGAATGATGCCATCTACAATTTCAGACTCGTGCAGTCAGGCAAACCTGCTCATAACATCGATTACTCATACAGGCTTCTCAAGGAAGCATGGGAGCAATCTGAACTCGCCATCAGGATCGTCAGACCCTCCAATGTCTCCCTTCTCCCTGCCAAGCCTGAGATCTTCCAGAAGATGGGAAAATACTGCACCTCTTTCTGCCACGATCGCATCGGGATCCCGGAAGAACTGACCTTTAAAGAGATGGGCATAAGTTTCCCCCACTCTCTCCACAGCTCCCTCATCGAAATAGACTGCACCGTTTGTCATTCACCTGAAAAACATAAG
This window of the Acidobacteriota bacterium genome carries:
- a CDS encoding cytochrome b/b6 domain-containing protein, giving the protein MTEDLGNEKKVRSEELVEEIIRDLERKGVTINDEIIKGVRSKVQERIKEEVVREILVLEEARRDREKKEQEEKEKKIEKKKLEAESFIRFNRNFRFQHMVLFTSVIILIITGMPMKFPDAPLMKQLIHTLGGLESSRLLHRAGASLLIFVAIYHTLYTFLSRDGRRDFLLLIPKWKDVKDFITMIKYFLGKSNEKAQFDRFSYVEKFDYWAVYWGCVIMIGSGALLWFENFSLRYLPKFILDISKEAHSDEALLATLAIVIWHFYNVHFNPSKFPGSLLWWHGRITKEEIMEEHPLEYKRLMEEGKKKREAEREQ
- a CDS encoding cytochrome c3 family protein, whose protein sequence is MRLIGRFFREIGDTFLREKRGIFYLSILLFFIFISANLLFYFTSTFPASCKICHYMKPYYDQWRTSNHNNYNCLKCHKFRPVVNMINTLKYVTNTYNPRPIAVIEDKRCLNANCHPGALSEKVKFKGSILFDHQNHLGKIKRGEKLKCVSCHSQIVQGEHIAVTEKVCFLCHFKGATRGQSMTGCPSCHGTPTKIVEHEGFSFSHESYLKIGVACNQCHIDVASGSGDVPLERCNSCHVERAEKAQEPLFIHKVHVTNVGINCFKCHEPIEHGEVRLIQALEVRCENCHAKLHASQKELYMGASGRGVADTPSRMFAAQVACDGCHKHRSEGEKPSDAIKAEIVTSRARSCVECHGKGYDLMLYDWIRKGANLIRSVESAVSFAERIVEREEANKNPRSEEVVTLMNDAIYNFRLVQSGKPAHNIDYSYRLLKEAWEQSELAIRIVRPSNVSLLPAKPEIFQKMGKYCTSFCHDRIGIPEELTFKEMGISFPHSLHSSLIEIDCTVCHSPEKHKMRIITKEGCMECHHGGEEKCGRCHHAEEKFYTGNYKTFQGPSLKDIMFQADLPCTSCHDLTSKDQSLNAIKQKCIDCHDEGYGKMLIDWEREAEEKDVALTVLLDNLAKALEGSSLPRASREKYMKELQALLEDQGFLNSSNPVHNYMAAREIYENLIKRAKEIEKILEKKK